A single Streptomyces sannanensis DNA region contains:
- a CDS encoding winged helix-turn-helix domain-containing protein, with amino-acid sequence MLRIHFTEVDLARLRLANAPDALWETILSFHRLRDRRGAVVFGEWRTEVRSQLNGETRLLSALVPSRGYFPDFLTPVRGPHGIEAGLEKLRGTPVERLRADLGRLAGFRRLPGWVVRIAEGGAAVEPLSRLIGALRSYHRAAVDPYWLYIRARIDADRAVRGRALLDGGADELLGSLPSMLRWRPPVLEADYPVERDLHLRGRGLLLQPSWFCRRTPVAYHDPGLPPVLVYPVTRTSPHAPAVAESTPSLGRLLGHTRSAVLQAISTGCTTSELARRAGVSLASASQHAAVLREAGLVVTLRHGNAVLHTVTPLGAALLRGSAQPEVPRPGRDRSPRT; translated from the coding sequence GTGCTTCGTATCCATTTCACGGAAGTCGACCTGGCGCGGCTACGGCTGGCGAACGCGCCCGACGCCTTGTGGGAAACCATTCTCAGTTTTCACCGATTGAGAGACCGGCGGGGAGCCGTCGTCTTCGGAGAATGGCGCACCGAAGTCCGGTCCCAGCTGAACGGTGAAACACGGCTGCTGTCCGCGCTCGTGCCTTCTCGAGGGTATTTCCCGGATTTTCTGACCCCGGTACGGGGGCCGCACGGCATCGAGGCGGGACTCGAGAAACTGCGTGGCACCCCGGTGGAGCGGCTGCGGGCCGACCTCGGCAGGCTCGCCGGCTTTCGGCGGCTGCCCGGCTGGGTGGTGCGGATCGCCGAGGGCGGGGCCGCCGTCGAGCCGCTGAGCCGCCTCATCGGCGCCCTTCGCAGTTACCACCGGGCCGCCGTCGATCCGTACTGGCTATACATCCGGGCCAGGATCGACGCCGACCGGGCCGTACGCGGCCGCGCCCTGCTCGACGGCGGGGCGGACGAACTGCTCGGCTCGCTTCCGTCGATGCTGCGCTGGCGGCCACCCGTGCTGGAGGCCGACTATCCCGTCGAGCGCGATCTGCATCTGCGCGGGCGCGGCCTGCTGCTCCAGCCGTCCTGGTTCTGCCGGCGCACCCCGGTGGCGTACCACGACCCGGGGCTGCCGCCCGTACTTGTCTATCCGGTGACCCGCACCTCCCCGCACGCACCGGCCGTCGCCGAGTCGACACCTTCCCTCGGGCGGCTTCTGGGGCACACGCGCTCGGCCGTCCTCCAGGCCATCAGTACCGGCTGCACGACCAGTGAACTCGCCCGCAGAGCCGGGGTGTCACTCGCCTCGGCCAGCCAGCACGCGGCCGTGCTGCGCGAGGCGGGTCTGGTGGTCACCCTGCGGCACGGCAACGCCGTGCTGCACACGGTGACGCCGCTGGGCGCCGCCCTGTTGAGAGGCAGCGCCCAGCCGGAGGTGCCTAGGCCCGGAAGGGACCGGTCACCTCGTACGTGA